GCGCCCCGCCCGCCGTCGCGCTACTGATCAACGTCGTCCATATCCGCCTGGCCGGACAGCGCGCGCCGAACATGGCTCCAGCTGAGGCCTACGCCAAGGACAAAGCTGAGGGCAATCAACCCCAGCCACAGGTTAAAGCTGGCATTGTCGAGCCGTAGAACGCCGAAGTCATAAAGTACCCAGAGGCCGGCCCCGACAACTGCCAGTACAAGCAACATGCCAACAGCACCGATAGATCGCAGCGTCGCACGTAGATAGATGATGTAGCCAATGCCGAGGATGAGCGCTGTCAGCACGGCAATCGACAGGTTCGCATTACCGTAGTCCCTGACCCAGTTTACGTAATTATACTCGGTCGGGTTGAAGGTCGCCGCCAAAAGTAAAAAGGCGAATCCCCAACGCAAAATGAAACCAGTCATCGCGTCCTCCTGACGTCTATGCGGCTGTGTCGCGCAGATATTGCTTGGACGGGATGAAATGTCCATTGGGCAGCGGTATCTTGGCCCTTTCGCGTGCGTTTTGTCACAAAAGACCTTTGCGGTGCGTTTTGCAGTTTAACGGCTGACGCGCTGACGCTATGAGGGGCGCGGTAGTTTGCAAAGGAAAGTTGATCATGGCCAATGTCGTTGTTGTCGGAGCCCAGTGGGGTGACGAAGGAAAAGGCAAGATCGTGGACTGGCTGTCAGAACGCGCAGATGTGATCGCGCGCTTTCAGGGCGGCCATAACGCGGGCCACACGCTGGTCATCGACGGTGAAGTATTCAAGCTGAGCCTTCTGCCCTCCGGTATTGTGCGCGGCGGCAAGCTTTCTGTCATCGGCAACGGTGTGGTTCTTGACCCTTGGCATCTGGTCAAAGAGATCGAGGGTCTGCGCGGGCAGGGCGTTGCGATCAACCCCGAGACGCTGATGATTGCGGAAAACACACCGTTGATCCTTCCTATCCACGGAGAGCTGGACCGTGCGCGCGAGGCGCAGAATTCTGTTGCCAAGATCGGTACAACAGGACGCGGCATCGGCCCTGCCTACGAAGATAAAGTTGGTCGTCGTTCTGTGAGGGTTGCTGATCTTGCTGATGAAGCGACGCTTGAGCTACGGGTTGATCGCGCACTGGTGCACCATGATGCGCTGCGCCGTGGCCTTGGCCTTGAACCCGTCGACCGCGACGCGCTGCTGGCGCAACTGCGCGAGATAGCGCCAAGCGTGCTGGAGTATGCGGCACCCGTTTGGAAAGTGCTGAACGAGAAGCGCAAGGCGGGCAAGCGAATCCTTTTCGAAGGGGCGCAGGGCGCTCTTTTGGACATCGACTTCGGGACGTATCCTTTCGTGACTTCCTCCAACGTCATTGCAGGGCAGGCGGCAACAGGCACGGGTATCGGTCCCGGCTCCATCGATTTTGTGTTGGGTATCGTCAAAGCCTATACCACCCGTGTAGGTGAAGGCCCGTTTCCGGCAGAGCTGAACGATGCAGACGGTCAGCGGCTGGGCGAGCGGGGGCATGAATTCGGCACGGTTACCGGCCGAAAACGCCGCTGTGGCTGGTTCGACGCCGTCCTCGTGCGCCAGACTTGCGCGACGTCTGGTGTGAACGGCATTGCCTTCACCAAACTGGATGTTCTGGACGGTTTCGAGACGCTGAAAATCTGCACCGGCTATGAACTGGACGGGGAGCGGTTGGAATACCTGCCCACTGCCGCCGATCAGCAAGCGCGATGCAAACCGATTTATGAGGAAATGCCGGGCTGGTCCCAATCGACAGAGGGTGCGCGGTCTTGGGCTGATCTGCCCGCAGAGGCGATCAAATACGTGCGCCGCGTTGAAGAGTTGATTGATTGTCCCGTGGCCCTACTTTCCACCTCACCCGAGCGGGAGGACACCATTCTGGTGACGGATCCTTTCGCTGACTAAGGACGGAGCAGACATGGCATTGAGCTATAAGGCACGCAGACGGTGGTCACTGGTGATTTTGTTGATCGCCTTGCCTATCTACATTGTGGTCGCGCTGAATGTCGTGACGCTTTTTGATCGTCCCTCCATTCTGGTCGAGTTACTGATCTATGTGGGGCTTGGCGTGCTTTGGGCGATACCTTTGCGCACGATCTTTAAAGGGGTGGGGCAAGCGGATCCGGACGCCAAGGACTGATGAAGTGTTAGGACTGAGTTGCGAGAAACGTCTTTCTGATCTTTGAAAGAATGCCCCGACTTCCGATCCTCAATACGAGAAATCCCAAGCGAAACGGGCGACCCCATGTGGGGCCGCCCGTTTCGTTTTTCATATTCGTGGACTTAACCCGCGGCGCGATGGTCCGGACGGTAGCCGATGTCATCCGACACGGTGAAGCGTCCACCTTTGATCTTTTCGATTTTGCCTGCGCGCAGTAATTGTCCAAAGGACCGCAAACCGTCTTCTCGGCTGAACCCGTCTTCCACACCGGCCTGACGCACTTTGGTCATCAGCTGCGGGCGTGAGAATTGCTCCCGACCTTCGACAAACGACATATAGGCGGCAGCGGCTTCCAGTAGTTGGGGCAGTGTCGCAGCACCCATTTCCGCGGCAAAGTCGGCAAAGCTCTCTCCATCGGCGGATTGCGGCGCGGTTTCGGTCTGGGCCGAAACGCGGCGGGGGCGGACGGGGCCTGCTGTGCGTGGCTTGTCTGCGTCGACACGTTGTTCGGCAACCAGTTTCAGCGGTGCGGGGCGGTCTTCTGATGGGCGCTCTGTGCGTGCTGCTCTGCTGATCGGGCGGCGCGGGCGCACCACTTCGGCAAGGTCTTCGCGGTAGGCACCATCTGTATCCTTACCATCCGAGGAATCGCCTGCCGCGACGTCTGCTTTCTTGGCAGCGACGGCAGCACGCAGATGGGCAAAGGCATCACGGCGCGTGGCGCTTTCCGGTTCATCCATCTGGTGATCGGTTTCGGCCAGCAGACGATTTACATCCACGTCTGCGTTTTCATCGATTGAAGGCAGTGCCCGGCGCAAGGCTGAGCGGGCGCGAACCGGTGTTTTTTCCGCGGTTGGTTGATCGTCTGCGTCGTGGTCTTCTTCCACACCAGCCGAGATATCTTCTTCCAACTCAGCTAATTCGCGTGCCAGCTCCGCTTCGTCCTCTGGGGACAGCGCTGTCTGCGCCTTGTTGCGGGCAGGAGCGATATCGTTCAGACCACGAGGTGTGTCGGCCTTCGGCGCATCAGCTTGTGCTGTGTCGTCCTCATCGCCGTACTCTTCCAGATCACCCTTTTCGATTGCCGCTTCAAGGTCGGCACGCTTTACCTTGATAACACGGGCGCGTGGTGCGGGCTTCTCTTCTGGCTGGGCGCTGTCTTCTTCGGCCTTAGGCGTTGAGGTCGGCGCATGTGACACAGTTCTGACGGTCACACGTGGGGTTTTACGCAAGGGCACTGGTGCCGCTTCGGGGGCCGCATCAAGTGTCTCTACGTTTTCATCGAAAAGATTGCTGATGCTGTCTTCTACACTCGGCTCATCGGCTGAAGTAGGCTCCTTTGCAGTAAGTTCAGCGCTCGGCGCCTCAACCGAAGGGGGGGCCGGAGCTTCAGTATCTGCCGCGAGGCGGTCAAGGATCGCGGTGACGTCATCGTCGTCGCCCGAGATAGTTGGCCCAGCCGCTTCAGACCCTTCGTCATCTGCAATGTCGACAGAGCTGAATTCGGCTTCTTCTGCCGCATCATCGGCTTCCAGCGCGTCCTCGATATCGGTACGTGCATCGGCGATCACATCGGATGCTTTATCCTGTGCTGCCTCTGCATGCTCATCTTCAAGGTAATCGTCATCGTCTTCGGCTTCTTCATGCTGGGCAACAACAGCGCGGATACGCTGAAGCTTGGCTGCAATCGAATTCGGGTCCAGCTCTTCTGCCGGTTTAGCCGCCGCTGAAAGGGGCTCGGCTGTCACGTCTTGCGTGTCTTCGAAACCGGTGTCTTCAGGCTCAACCGCGGAAGGGCTATCTGCAAAGAACGCTTCGACATCCGCATCAGGTTGGCCCGGAACGATATCGTTTTCGTCTTCAACAGCCTCGACCGAGATCACGCCATCCACGTCAGTTTCGGGTTCTGCCGCTTCAGCGGCTTCTTCGCTTTCGCGAACAAGCGCGGACAGGTCATCAAGCTTCGCTTCAGCCGTTTGGTCGACATCGGAAACATCAATCGACACATTTGCATCCGTGTCTTCAACATCATCCAAGGCTTCAGGTTCAACGCTGGTCAGCGTTTCTTCGATAACCTCTTCTTCGGGAGCATCCTCAATCACCAGATCGTTTTCAGTCAGACCGGCCAAACCTATTTCGATAGGTGCGGTGGCGACTTCCAATTCAGCAGTCTCTGGCGCTTCTTCTTTGGGCGCTTCGGCTTCGGCTGCTTCGACGGCCACATCTGCAACCGTGGTCGCGACCGCGCCGGCGGCGAGCGCTGCCGCGGCGGGGGCGGCAGTAACGGAAGGTGCAATCGTTTCGGTCTTGTCTTCAAGGGCGCTCAGGACAATCTTGCCGTCCTGCTCTCGGGCCTGCACCTTGCGCGACACTTCCTTTTGCGCAATGCGGGCGAGCATCTCTGCATCCGGTTGCGGCGGTTCGGCACC
The Sulfitobacter noctilucicola genome window above contains:
- a CDS encoding DUF6524 family protein is translated as MTGFILRWGFAFLLLAATFNPTEYNYVNWVRDYGNANLSIAVLTALILGIGYIIYLRATLRSIGAVGMLLVLAVVGAGLWVLYDFGVLRLDNASFNLWLGLIALSFVLGVGLSWSHVRRALSGQADMDDVDQ
- a CDS encoding adenylosuccinate synthase, producing MANVVVVGAQWGDEGKGKIVDWLSERADVIARFQGGHNAGHTLVIDGEVFKLSLLPSGIVRGGKLSVIGNGVVLDPWHLVKEIEGLRGQGVAINPETLMIAENTPLILPIHGELDRAREAQNSVAKIGTTGRGIGPAYEDKVGRRSVRVADLADEATLELRVDRALVHHDALRRGLGLEPVDRDALLAQLREIAPSVLEYAAPVWKVLNEKRKAGKRILFEGAQGALLDIDFGTYPFVTSSNVIAGQAATGTGIGPGSIDFVLGIVKAYTTRVGEGPFPAELNDADGQRLGERGHEFGTVTGRKRRCGWFDAVLVRQTCATSGVNGIAFTKLDVLDGFETLKICTGYELDGERLEYLPTAADQQARCKPIYEEMPGWSQSTEGARSWADLPAEAIKYVRRVEELIDCPVALLSTSPEREDTILVTDPFAD
- a CDS encoding DUF2842 domain-containing protein — encoded protein: MALSYKARRRWSLVILLIALPIYIVVALNVVTLFDRPSILVELLIYVGLGVLWAIPLRTIFKGVGQADPDAKD